A part of Paenibacillus donghaensis genomic DNA contains:
- a CDS encoding ABC transporter permease → MFRLMKIEWKRNNLAGYGIRAVVCMVIIFGMVAGMALMSNAQDEPMFLDFTAFMSLANIFIRITFVVFSGIIISRLVIDEYKNKTIQLLFTYPLQRKKVIQAKLMIVIGFCFFSVVISTFIIEVLTVLLNPTVHFFETTATKEDVLATFPAILIASVMTAGLSLIPLSFGMRKKSTATTITSSVILGILLNSMVSDGSSSVSMFQFIGVPIVFCMLGLAVAYLSYRKIDRTDVA, encoded by the coding sequence ATGTTCAGATTAATGAAAATCGAATGGAAGAGAAATAATCTGGCGGGATACGGCATAAGAGCTGTGGTTTGTATGGTTATTATTTTTGGAATGGTAGCAGGAATGGCTTTAATGTCCAATGCTCAGGATGAACCAATGTTTTTAGATTTCACAGCCTTTATGTCACTGGCTAACATCTTTATTCGCATTACCTTTGTTGTTTTTTCAGGCATTATTATTTCCAGACTTGTGATTGATGAATATAAGAATAAAACCATTCAATTGTTATTTACTTATCCTCTGCAACGAAAAAAAGTGATTCAAGCAAAGCTAATGATTGTGATTGGCTTCTGTTTCTTCAGTGTAGTGATTTCCACCTTCATCATTGAAGTATTGACAGTGTTATTAAATCCGACAGTCCATTTCTTCGAAACAACTGCTACAAAGGAAGATGTGTTGGCTACCTTTCCAGCAATCCTTATTGCTTCAGTAATGACAGCTGGCTTAAGTCTTATTCCATTGTCTTTCGGGATGCGTAAAAAATCTACTGCCACAACAATTACTAGTTCAGTAATCTTAGGGATTCTGCTAAATTCTATGGTTTCTGATGGGAGCAGTTCTGTATCTATGTTTCAATTTATCGGCGTACCTATTGTTTTCTGCATGTTAGGTTTGGCCGTAGCTTATCTATCCTATCGTAAAATTGACAGAACGGATGTTGCATAA
- a CDS encoding ABC transporter ATP-binding protein — METMIQINHLSKAYKGNNIVSNVTMHIEKGEIYGFLGPNGAGKTTIMKMILNLVKPTSGEIVVLNQPVLQTSFQYLQHIGSIIEYPVFYDRVTAADNLKYHCDYTRYDGEDRIQEVLETVGLKGVGNKKVHEFSLGMKQRLGIARAILTKPGILILDEPINGLDPVGIKDIRMLLLELKNDYGMTILISSHIVSEIESIADTIGIINNGQLIKEVKMSEIKRENVEYLEIKVTDSKQASLVLERKLNIHDYEVMDLETIRVYQQDVSQSVINKELVLNDIVVNRIETQQSNLEEYFLNLINGGK; from the coding sequence ATGGAAACAATGATCCAAATCAATCACTTGTCAAAAGCTTATAAAGGAAACAACATTGTTTCAAATGTAACCATGCATATTGAAAAAGGTGAAATTTACGGGTTCTTAGGACCGAATGGTGCGGGGAAAACAACAATCATGAAAATGATTCTAAATTTGGTGAAGCCAACATCAGGCGAGATTGTTGTGCTGAATCAACCGGTATTACAAACCTCTTTTCAATACTTGCAGCATATAGGCAGCATCATTGAATATCCTGTTTTTTATGACCGTGTAACAGCTGCTGACAACCTAAAGTATCATTGTGATTATACCCGATATGATGGTGAGGATCGTATTCAAGAAGTTTTGGAGACGGTTGGCTTAAAAGGCGTGGGAAACAAAAAAGTACATGAGTTTTCTCTTGGAATGAAACAGCGCCTGGGAATTGCCAGAGCCATTCTTACCAAGCCGGGAATTTTGATTCTTGATGAGCCGATTAACGGATTGGACCCTGTGGGGATTAAAGATATCCGTATGCTTTTATTGGAGCTAAAGAATGACTATGGTATGACAATTCTAATCTCCAGTCATATCGTTTCAGAGATTGAATCCATTGCGGATACGATCGGAATCATTAATAATGGACAATTAATAAAGGAAGTTAAGATGAGTGAAATCAAAAGAGAAAATGTTGAATATCTAGAAATAAAAGTGACTGATAGTAAGCAGGCTTCACTTGTGCTGGAGAGAAAATTGAACATTCATGACTATGAAGTGATGGATCTGGAAACCATCCGGGTCTATCAACAAGATGTATCTCAATCGGTCATAAATAAAGAGCTGGTGCTAAATGATATCGTTGTAAATCGCATCGAAACACAACAAAGCAACTTAGAAGAATATTTCCTGAATCTTATTAATGGAGGCAAATAA
- a CDS encoding response regulator transcription factor, with translation MNIFILEDNLIQQQRLERIIKELSLKHQIRYRSLFSTAKPDHLLSHIENVADHQLYFLDLEIKHEEHKGLTVAQEIRKKDPYGTIVFVTTHSELAPITFEYRVAALDFIEKELQEEEFIRKVEDCLLIANSLRTIPVSPDNFSFENKYTSFQLPFSDILYFETMEIAHKIRLITKSKVLDFYAELNEIADYDERLFRCHRAFVVNLANIRSIDKKNKLIMFDHNESCPVSRRLQKETIEKMKALK, from the coding sequence ATGAACATATTCATATTAGAGGATAACCTTATCCAGCAGCAACGGTTGGAACGAATCATTAAAGAATTGTCGTTAAAGCATCAGATTCGTTACCGGAGTTTATTTTCAACCGCAAAACCGGATCATTTATTATCGCATATTGAAAATGTGGCCGATCATCAATTGTATTTTCTTGATTTGGAGATCAAACATGAGGAGCATAAAGGACTGACTGTCGCTCAGGAAATAAGAAAGAAAGATCCCTATGGCACGATTGTATTTGTGACCACGCATTCCGAGCTTGCGCCGATAACGTTTGAATATCGTGTGGCTGCTTTAGATTTTATTGAAAAAGAATTACAAGAAGAAGAATTTATTCGAAAAGTTGAAGATTGTCTATTGATTGCCAATTCGCTAAGGACCATTCCGGTGAGTCCCGATAACTTTTCTTTTGAGAATAAATACACCAGCTTTCAATTACCTTTTTCTGATATTCTTTATTTTGAAACTATGGAAATCGCACATAAAATCAGATTAATTACTAAGTCTAAGGTTCTTGATTTTTATGCTGAATTAAATGAAATTGCAGATTATGATGAACGCCTGTTCCGCTGTCATCGAGCGTTTGTAGTGAACTTAGCGAATATTAGATCCATTGATAAAAAGAACAAATTAATTATGTTTGATCATAATGAAAGTTGTCCGGTTTCAAGAAGACTGCAAAAGGAAACCATTGAAAAGATGAAAGCTTTAAAATGA
- a CDS encoding sensor histidine kinase, translated as MINLIMSIQILSFFLIFQSISRYHFTIKEITAWLAIFLMIGFVSTYFIGVWGAITLFFCFVGISYFKNHRTFTALGFYYGAYALVMNSFIGYLAADPITGLVEFIFKQSSANIDYLPYLFTAMAPPIINEIGLRLVRHYVPQLNKEILQESSKVILFPVIVLLIIIIISVYPILTIGNKSGEFSSFHRTLLVGMWLLFIIALLYMQFQYSHIQKREIEKSKSEQLVQLKDYATQLEKIYDEFRGFRHDYANILLTLEEGIYREDWEQVKQVFEQTVKPTGQLMRKNEYSFVKLRNLHISEVKSILAAKIIMAQQMKIDVALEIEEPIHLIQMELISFTRIFSILLDNAIEAAAKTDEAKIWIVLLEDSAVQRIKIQNSSGEKVSLRRLGERGYSSKGKGRGVGLFNVQQMLKENNFASLETESQSALFSQTLILRKTGERK; from the coding sequence ATGATTAATTTAATTATGAGTATTCAAATACTAAGCTTCTTTTTAATTTTTCAATCCATTTCACGCTATCACTTTACAATCAAAGAAATAACGGCTTGGCTAGCGATATTTTTAATGATTGGATTTGTCTCTACATATTTTATTGGAGTATGGGGCGCGATTACGCTATTTTTCTGTTTTGTGGGCATATCCTACTTTAAAAATCATAGAACGTTTACCGCTTTAGGTTTTTATTACGGAGCCTATGCCTTGGTAATGAACTCATTTATCGGTTATCTCGCAGCAGATCCGATTACAGGTTTGGTTGAATTTATCTTCAAACAATCATCAGCGAATATTGATTATCTTCCGTATCTATTTACAGCTATGGCACCGCCCATTATCAATGAAATCGGTCTTAGGTTAGTACGGCACTATGTTCCGCAGCTCAACAAAGAAATCCTGCAGGAATCCAGCAAAGTAATTCTTTTTCCAGTGATCGTGCTTTTAATCATCATTATCATCTCGGTATATCCGATTTTAACTATTGGAAATAAATCCGGTGAATTCAGCTCTTTTCATAGAACATTACTTGTAGGAATGTGGCTGTTATTTATCATCGCTTTGCTGTATATGCAATTTCAATACAGTCATATTCAAAAAAGAGAAATTGAAAAATCTAAAAGTGAGCAATTGGTGCAACTTAAGGATTATGCAACACAGCTTGAAAAAATATACGATGAATTCAGAGGTTTTCGTCATGACTATGCCAACATCCTGTTGACTTTGGAGGAAGGGATTTATCGGGAGGATTGGGAGCAAGTCAAACAAGTATTTGAACAAACGGTTAAGCCGACCGGGCAATTAATGCGTAAGAATGAGTACAGCTTTGTCAAGCTGCGAAACCTGCATATATCAGAGGTCAAAAGTATCCTGGCTGCCAAAATTATAATGGCCCAGCAAATGAAAATTGATGTTGCATTAGAAATTGAAGAGCCCATTCATTTGATTCAGATGGAATTGATTTCTTTTACCCGGATTTTCTCCATTCTTTTGGATAATGCGATTGAAGCAGCGGCTAAGACAGATGAAGCTAAGATTTGGATTGTGCTATTAGAAGACTCTGCCGTTCAACGAATCAAAATTCAAAATAGCAGTGGAGAGAAGGTCAGTTTACGACGACTGGGGGAGCGGGGATATTCGTCAAAAGGCAAGGGGCGTGGCGTGGGGCTATTTAACGTGCAACAAATGCTAAAAGAAAATAACTTCGCGTCACTAGAAACGGAGTCCCAATCCGCCTTATTTTCCCAAACGCTTATTTTAAGAAAGACTGGAGAACGGAAATGA
- a CDS encoding histidinol-phosphatase HisJ family protein: MAIPNLIIDQHVHSSYSPDSSSTLEELVRYALALGKPAVVTTDHLEYDCKYFKQDVHIDWNSYDREVVELAKRYPLEIRKGIEVGFRSDYKDAINKYLAQHEFDVILLSAHNDGNLDFSEKAYHDLPMQQRLRHYFKHVREAVDQMDNYDIVAHLDYVTRYTTYPVVEQDLVACKPILYDILKLIIEKGKVLELNTTGLYRQGWIHPHPYILNMYVNLGGRAVSIGSDAHQAGDVQQGFAEAIELLQNVGIHEVVQYKRRTPYMVPIS; this comes from the coding sequence ATGGCAATACCCAATCTAATAATCGATCAGCATGTGCATTCCTCCTATTCGCCTGACTCCAGCTCAACTCTGGAGGAGCTTGTGCGATATGCACTTGCGCTGGGGAAACCGGCTGTCGTTACGACAGACCATTTAGAATATGATTGCAAATATTTCAAGCAGGATGTTCATATTGATTGGAATAGTTACGATAGAGAAGTCGTGGAACTGGCGAAGCGTTACCCTTTGGAGATTCGCAAAGGTATTGAAGTCGGCTTTCGAAGCGATTATAAAGACGCCATAAACAAATATTTGGCTCAGCACGAGTTTGACGTAATTTTACTTTCTGCTCACAATGATGGCAACCTAGACTTTTCGGAGAAGGCTTATCATGATCTTCCCATGCAGCAACGGCTTAGGCATTATTTTAAGCACGTAAGAGAGGCCGTTGACCAGATGGACAATTATGATATCGTGGCCCATTTGGATTATGTGACGAGATATACTACTTACCCGGTTGTTGAACAAGATTTGGTGGCATGCAAGCCTATTTTGTATGATATTTTGAAGCTCATTATCGAGAAGGGAAAGGTGCTTGAGCTGAATACAACCGGACTATATCGGCAAGGCTGGATTCATCCACACCCGTATATTCTCAACATGTATGTGAATTTAGGCGGCAGAGCGGTATCTATTGGCTCGGATGCCCATCAAGCGGGAGATGTGCAGCAAGGATTTGCTGAAGCGATAGAATTGCTCCAGAACGTAGGTATCCATGAGGTAGTACAATATAAGAGAAGAACGCCTTATATGGTGCCGATATCTTGA
- a CDS encoding ABC transporter ATP-binding protein yields MISLVNIVKNYGGKQNESRAVDGLNLEIAKGEFVALLGPSGCGKTTTLMMLAGLLKPTSGEIYFKDKLMNHVEPKDRNIGMVFQSYALYPHLTVRDNIAFPLRERKMSKKEAHERALHTSVIMQIDHLLDRKPSQLSGGQQQRVAMARALSKDPEILLLDEPMSNLDARLKLDVRDEIRKIQRKLGVTTIIVTHDQEEALAISDRVAILNDGKIQQYAPPNELFQHPANLFVASFLGNPPMNLIDGTVEQREDRQWVKTKLFELEIPQSRRLEKQHIGKAVKLGIRPHDFFLPEHPNEASIMLRIDLIEHLGNGQLVKMTDRDGESDIMIRLLTDNEKQLKEQEIVSIGIRPDKFHLFDMTDEGRNLLQFQ; encoded by the coding sequence ATGATTTCTCTTGTGAATATCGTAAAAAACTATGGTGGTAAGCAAAACGAAAGCCGCGCAGTGGACGGATTGAATCTTGAAATTGCAAAAGGTGAATTCGTGGCGCTGCTAGGCCCTTCAGGCTGCGGGAAAACAACAACTCTGATGATGCTGGCCGGATTGCTTAAGCCCACATCCGGAGAAATATATTTCAAGGATAAACTTATGAATCATGTGGAGCCGAAGGATCGAAATATCGGGATGGTATTTCAGTCCTATGCGCTGTATCCTCATTTGACAGTAAGGGATAACATTGCGTTTCCGCTCCGTGAGCGAAAGATGTCTAAGAAGGAGGCACACGAACGTGCTCTGCACACGAGTGTGATTATGCAAATCGATCATCTGCTTGATCGCAAGCCGTCACAACTGTCAGGTGGCCAGCAACAGCGGGTGGCCATGGCACGTGCCTTATCCAAGGATCCGGAAATTTTGCTGCTGGATGAACCGATGTCTAATCTGGATGCGCGATTAAAATTGGATGTTCGAGATGAGATTCGTAAGATTCAACGTAAATTGGGCGTAACGACGATCATTGTAACGCATGACCAAGAGGAAGCTTTGGCTATCTCTGATCGAGTAGCCATTCTTAACGATGGTAAAATTCAGCAATATGCGCCTCCAAATGAGCTGTTCCAACATCCTGCTAACTTATTCGTTGCGAGCTTCTTGGGTAACCCGCCTATGAATTTGATTGACGGAACCGTGGAGCAGAGAGAGGATCGGCAGTGGGTGAAGACGAAACTGTTCGAATTAGAGATTCCCCAGTCGCGAAGGTTGGAGAAGCAGCATATAGGAAAAGCCGTCAAGCTGGGCATACGGCCTCATGATTTCTTCTTACCAGAGCATCCTAATGAAGCATCCATTATGCTGAGAATTGATCTTATTGAGCATTTGGGTAATGGGCAATTAGTTAAAATGACGGATCGGGATGGAGAGTCTGATATTATGATTCGACTATTAACCGATAATGAGAAGCAGTTAAAAGAACAAGAAATAGTCTCGATCGGCATACGGCCGGATAAATTCCATCTGTTCGATATGACAGACGAAGGGCGCAATCTTTTGCAGTTTCAATAG
- a CDS encoding carbohydrate ABC transporter permease — translation MSTITVKKLLVHTYMLLFAMPIVGMIIWYFLSATLNSTTGQFSLENFNFVKEPVEYAGVNLPAIWPIVLNTLVYSSLIVVIEIIIAVPAAYAFSRLDFKGKLAAMKFLFLMRSFPAITLIIATFFILVQMDLVNTYLGVILVAISGSLPGRVYIMKGFFDEVPWDLEWAAMVDGCTRFKALMRVLVPYVFPGIGAIAVFAFLGAYGEWFLFKLFIFDDNMLTLAGYLSRLVTKENVIMNYGLITAIGLFYTIPLVVFYIFTQKIFLKVNLGGAKQV, via the coding sequence ATGTCAACTATAACTGTAAAAAAGCTGCTCGTGCACACATACATGCTGCTTTTCGCCATGCCTATCGTCGGAATGATCATATGGTACTTTCTCTCAGCGACTTTGAATAGCACGACGGGCCAATTTTCGCTGGAAAACTTCAATTTTGTGAAGGAGCCTGTCGAGTATGCGGGGGTTAATCTACCAGCGATTTGGCCCATTGTTCTAAATACATTAGTCTATTCATCTCTTATTGTAGTGATTGAGATTATCATTGCTGTACCCGCCGCGTATGCATTCTCTAGACTCGATTTCAAAGGAAAGCTGGCTGCGATGAAGTTTCTATTCCTGATGCGCTCATTTCCAGCCATTACGCTCATCATTGCTACCTTCTTCATCCTGGTTCAGATGGATCTGGTGAATACGTACTTAGGCGTTATTCTCGTTGCGATATCAGGGTCCTTGCCGGGCAGAGTGTATATAATGAAAGGGTTCTTTGATGAGGTACCCTGGGATTTGGAGTGGGCGGCGATGGTTGATGGATGCACAAGATTCAAAGCCCTCATGAGAGTGTTGGTTCCTTATGTATTTCCGGGCATTGGGGCGATTGCAGTGTTCGCCTTTCTAGGCGCTTACGGTGAGTGGTTTCTATTCAAGCTGTTCATATTCGATGACAATATGCTGACGTTAGCTGGTTACCTGTCTCGTCTGGTTACGAAGGAAAATGTCATTATGAACTACGGATTGATTACCGCCATTGGTTTGTTCTACACGATTCCGTTGGTCGTGTTCTATATCTTTACTCAAAAAATATTCCTGAAGGTTAACTTGGGAGGAGCTAAGCAGGTATGA
- a CDS encoding carbohydrate ABC transporter permease gives MEIPVTVAKKAYKKPFTKRVYPYLFIMPFALLVLVFFILPAIATIIMSFTDLNASMKINFVGFENFKRIFSDYSMPQILWNTFVFAGITLAFSLFFGLFISIATQYFLKGSFSAVIYRVLWLIPSIIPAVVYVTFWKYLFDPTGEGWLNKIALFFQPDGDPISWFTKIAMAVVIIATIVSTTSGGMILLSAAISSIPEDLYKAAKVDGASEKSVITKIILPSLKWPLMYITISDLIGFVSSYFFILLLTNGGPMRDTTTLSLYAYQQAFNLKYYGYGAALSLVVVLISLILTLWLLRLFDFDEMIKPSRIED, from the coding sequence ATGGAGATCCCCGTGACGGTAGCTAAGAAGGCGTACAAGAAGCCTTTTACCAAGAGAGTGTATCCTTATTTATTCATCATGCCTTTCGCTCTTCTGGTGCTTGTCTTTTTTATTCTTCCGGCTATCGCGACCATTATTATGTCCTTCACGGACTTGAATGCATCAATGAAAATCAACTTTGTTGGTTTCGAAAATTTCAAACGAATCTTTTCCGATTATAGCATGCCTCAAATTTTGTGGAACACCTTCGTATTTGCAGGGATTACACTTGCTTTCTCTTTGTTCTTCGGACTATTTATCTCGATCGCGACCCAGTATTTTTTAAAGGGGAGTTTCTCGGCCGTCATTTATCGTGTCCTTTGGTTAATTCCGAGCATCATTCCTGCTGTTGTCTATGTTACGTTCTGGAAATATCTATTTGACCCCACGGGTGAAGGGTGGCTCAATAAGATTGCACTATTCTTCCAGCCAGATGGTGACCCCATTTCGTGGTTCACAAAAATTGCTATGGCTGTCGTCATCATTGCTACCATTGTATCTACGACTTCCGGGGGAATGATTCTCCTATCTGCAGCCATTAGCTCCATCCCTGAAGATCTGTATAAGGCCGCCAAAGTGGATGGAGCCAGTGAAAAATCGGTTATCACCAAAATTATCCTGCCTTCATTAAAGTGGCCGTTAATGTATATCACGATATCTGACCTTATCGGTTTTGTGTCCTCCTACTTCTTTATCTTGCTATTAACCAATGGCGGACCGATGCGGGATACGACAACGTTATCTTTATATGCTTATCAGCAGGCCTTTAATCTAAAATATTATGGCTATGGCGCTGCTTTATCGCTTGTGGTCGTTCTGATCTCGCTTATTTTGACATTATGGCTGCTGAGGCTGTTTGATTTTGATGAAATGATCAAGCCATCGCGCATTGAAGATTAG
- a CDS encoding extracellular solute-binding protein produces MKEVVLSVRENTWGARKDNFIEAEKRLNEELKADKVQVRIDWWPGIGDDELILQAQANKKADIFINSSVDIGWQLNAGLIRDVDWVGNSDVFNNMPASYENIMKYQDHYYGVIQDMDASPVFVSRKALEGLGWTTTQIDELKTRVDDGSFTFNELVDLADTAVKQKLVKSGFGVEDTRFEGWNYTFGNFNYNAEQNKMVLSPNTQKVYEFWYDAMQRGVVTEGIAEIDTEKAAAMFIKGDLFAEFARTEFYQLMRTQLGMDEDLAGYEKWFNENAIWIPIPSVEQGGKPVSYSNPAMIFVGSGVDDEKMPYVQRLIEHMLDPDLQINHTLKSGKLPVTAAAQEDSRFQEMNFYKDHAYLIEFTKTRPAQMDYAVYMKSFTLGIDAILTKGKTSAEAYELFKKDVQQNVPADSLIVE; encoded by the coding sequence ATGAAAGAAGTAGTGCTCTCCGTTCGTGAGAATACATGGGGAGCGCGTAAGGACAATTTCATTGAAGCAGAGAAGCGTCTGAATGAGGAGCTGAAGGCGGATAAGGTACAAGTCAGAATAGACTGGTGGCCTGGCATTGGCGATGATGAGCTTATTCTGCAGGCACAAGCGAATAAAAAAGCGGATATATTTATTAATTCCAGCGTAGATATTGGGTGGCAGTTGAATGCCGGACTAATCCGTGATGTGGATTGGGTTGGAAATTCAGATGTGTTCAATAACATGCCCGCATCCTACGAAAATATTATGAAATACCAAGATCACTACTACGGCGTTATTCAGGATATGGATGCATCTCCAGTATTCGTCAGCCGGAAGGCGCTGGAAGGGTTAGGGTGGACAACCACACAGATTGATGAGCTGAAAACTCGCGTGGATGATGGCAGTTTCACTTTCAACGAGCTGGTTGATCTGGCAGATACGGCTGTTAAGCAAAAGCTGGTTAAGTCAGGATTTGGAGTAGAGGATACCCGGTTTGAAGGGTGGAATTATACATTCGGTAACTTCAATTACAATGCTGAACAAAACAAGATGGTTCTGTCGCCAAATACGCAGAAGGTTTATGAATTCTGGTATGACGCGATGCAGCGCGGTGTAGTTACAGAAGGAATTGCAGAGATTGATACGGAGAAGGCTGCGGCGATGTTCATTAAAGGTGATCTGTTCGCTGAATTTGCCCGCACTGAATTTTACCAATTAATGCGTACGCAGCTTGGCATGGATGAAGACTTGGCTGGCTATGAAAAATGGTTTAACGAGAATGCGATCTGGATTCCGATTCCGTCGGTGGAACAGGGAGGAAAACCAGTATCCTACAGTAATCCTGCCATGATCTTTGTGGGATCAGGTGTGGATGATGAGAAGATGCCTTATGTCCAAAGACTGATTGAACATATGTTGGATCCTGATCTTCAGATCAATCATACGCTTAAGAGCGGTAAGCTGCCCGTAACGGCGGCAGCGCAGGAAGACTCGCGCTTTCAAGAAATGAACTTCTACAAAGATCATGCGTATTTGATCGAATTTACCAAGACACGGCCGGCTCAGATGGATTATGCAGTCTATATGAAATCCTTCACGCTCGGTATCGATGCCATACTTACGAAAGGCAAAACGTCAGCTGAAGCCTATGAGCTGTTCAAAAAGGATGTGCAACAAAATGTACCAGCAGATAGCCTCATTGTAGAATAA
- a CDS encoding aspartate aminotransferase family protein, whose amino-acid sequence MPIRINSRIEGDINGTDERQAWQDEHLSEEALAVLDQDSKLFLHQSMSTPCLNAIVSAEGIYIEDVDGRRIMDFHGNSVHQVGYKNEYVMNAIIKQMQQLPFLPRRYTSQVAIDLAQKLTELAPGDLNKVLFAPGGTTAIGIALKLARRATGKHKTISTWDSFHGASLDAISVGGEAVFRSGMGPMMTGTEHMMPYNSYRSIFGEGDTAAVRNLDYLTYMLEREGDVCAVILEPIRSTDVQIPSVAYMQRLRQICNDYGVLLILDEIPTALGRTGTMFVHEHYDIVPDIVVIGKGFGGGIFPMAGVIAREHLDIAGDISLGHYTHEKSAVGCAAALATIEYIENENLLEHAGRMELWLTSHLEDLQKKYEVIGDVRVIGMLAAIELVSDRVTKEKEVTGAEKLLYECLSRGLSFKVSSGNVITLVPPLITSIAQMEEAFVILDQALEYVFKS is encoded by the coding sequence ATGCCCATCCGCATCAATAGTCGTATAGAAGGAGATATCAATGGAACGGATGAACGTCAAGCTTGGCAAGATGAGCATCTAAGTGAAGAGGCGCTTGCTGTTTTGGACCAGGACAGCAAGCTTTTTCTTCATCAGTCGATGTCCACGCCGTGTTTAAATGCCATTGTTAGTGCAGAGGGGATATACATTGAGGATGTGGATGGACGCAGAATAATGGATTTTCATGGAAATAGCGTGCATCAGGTGGGTTACAAAAATGAGTATGTAATGAATGCGATCATCAAACAGATGCAGCAACTGCCATTTCTGCCCCGCCGATATACGAGCCAGGTTGCGATTGATCTGGCACAGAAGCTGACCGAGCTTGCACCGGGAGATTTGAACAAGGTGCTTTTTGCACCTGGAGGTACAACGGCTATTGGAATAGCGCTAAAGCTTGCACGCAGAGCAACCGGTAAGCACAAAACCATTTCGACGTGGGATTCCTTTCATGGTGCAAGCCTGGATGCAATATCGGTGGGTGGTGAAGCTGTATTCAGGAGTGGGATGGGACCGATGATGACTGGAACAGAGCATATGATGCCTTATAACAGCTATCGTTCAATCTTTGGTGAAGGAGACACAGCTGCTGTCAGAAATCTGGACTACCTAACCTATATGTTGGAACGAGAAGGTGATGTGTGTGCTGTCATTCTTGAGCCTATTCGAAGCACGGACGTACAGATCCCTAGTGTTGCCTATATGCAACGGCTTCGTCAAATCTGCAACGATTATGGCGTCTTGCTTATATTGGATGAAATACCGACGGCGCTAGGCCGTACGGGCACAATGTTCGTTCATGAGCATTATGATATTGTTCCGGATATCGTCGTCATCGGCAAAGGGTTTGGCGGTGGGATTTTTCCGATGGCGGGTGTCATTGCCAGAGAACATTTAGATATTGCGGGCGATATTTCACTCGGGCATTATACACATGAAAAAAGTGCTGTAGGCTGTGCGGCTGCTTTGGCTACCATTGAATACATTGAAAATGAAAATCTGCTTGAGCATGCAGGGCGTATGGAGCTATGGCTAACCTCTCATCTTGAGGATCTGCAGAAGAAGTATGAGGTAATCGGCGATGTTCGGGTGATAGGGATGCTGGCGGCAATTGAACTTGTATCGGATCGTGTGACGAAAGAAAAAGAAGTGACAGGTGCAGAAAAGCTTCTCTATGAATGTCTATCCCGGGGGCTAAGTTTCAAGGTATCCAGCGGAAATGTTATCACACTTGTTCCTCCACTAATTACCAGTATTGCACAAATGGAAGAAGCGTTTGTTATTTTGGATCAAGCGCTAGAGTATGTGTTTAAAAGCTGA